A section of the Carya illinoinensis cultivar Pawnee chromosome 12, C.illinoinensisPawnee_v1, whole genome shotgun sequence genome encodes:
- the LOC122289114 gene encoding dirigent protein-like, with protein sequence MESKNIPFLAFVLLIFLFVVSSTAAPAGKIKARLPCKRLVFYFHDILFNGRNSKNATSAIVGAPAWANTTIMAGQNHFGDLVVFDDPITLDNNLHSTPVGRAQGFYLYDRKDIFTSWLGFSFVFNSTQHKGSINFAGADPIMDKTRDISVVGGTGDFFMSRGIATLMTDAFEGEVYFRLRVDIKLYECW encoded by the coding sequence ATGGAGTCTAAAAATATTCCATTTCTAGCTTTCGTCCTCCTGATCTTTCTATTCGTTGTATCCAGTACCGCTGCACCCGCCGGGAAAATCAAGGCTCGACTGCCTTGTAAAAGGTTGGTTTTCTATTTCCATGACATTCTTTTCAATGGCAGAAACTCGAAGAATGCAACTTCGGCCATTGTAGGTGCACCAGCTTGGGCCAACACAACAATAATGGCAGGACAGAACCATTTTGGTGACTTGGTTGTGTTCGACGACCCCATTACGTTGGACAACAATCTGCACTCAACCCCAGTTGGTCGTGCCCAAGGGTTTTATCTTTACGACCGAAAGGATATTTTCACATCATGGTTAGGGTTCTCATTTGTTTTCAACTCTACACAGCATAAGGGGAGCATAAACTTCGCCGGAGCAGATCCGATAATGGACAAGACCAGGGATATTTCAGTGGTTGGTGGCACTGGTGATTTTTTCATGTCTAGAGGGATAGCCACTTTGATGACTGATGCCTTTGAGGGAGAAGTTTATTTCCGGCTTCGTGTTGATATTAAGTTGTACGAGTGTTGGTGA